Proteins from one Acetoanaerobium noterae genomic window:
- a CDS encoding leucine-rich repeat protein, with the protein MKSFKCISFVLALSVILFLGTDSALSMTSQPMTSITPVISITPVIPITPVTPPIVTNPPIVAKPLDPGLIDKIVNPDFQYTTANGLATITKYVGNDQDVVIPSQMGAYPVVAIGPNAFYYSNLTSVVIPEGVIELQTGSFSFNENLKSVTLPSTLKVIGEDSFVNSKSLTEITLPDSLEEIGEFAFLNSGLNQIIIPSKVKTISSIAFDGCKNLQNFIVNPGNQVFSSREGILYKDNDILFACPTTKKITEIPAGTREIGSSAFRSNKNLTEISIPSSVKFINGSAFLYCSNLKKVVIPASVEKIGIGAFSACTSITDIEFKGEYTKIDKWAFKDCISLANVKLPSKLDKIENNAFSNCNALKTIALPSTITAIDDSAFSLCYNLNQINLPSSVDTIGAYAFKSCTNLTDITIPEGVVSIGNSAFEKCTSLTSISLPSTITQMGKYAFKFCTNLKQARFYGDAPQIGKELFANVSPEFKIYYLNSKLNWSSPTWNAYLSVGVDSFVDLPIIPIMKVNSIPISKDSIPGVNEKVDWNELLEQVKPEPIDLLPKQILPTVKPEIPGAISPSIPNVITPNLGGNVDILINVGKTDYLVNQTSIKIDASPINMNGRIMLPVKYIAEPLGATVSWNKDEQKVTITNDKVVLELWIGKNIAMVNGKSQMIDEKNPDVKPVVIPPGRTMLPLRFIAEQLGCDVEWIAESNQVKLKYPRAVDKLDPQPEPPMDYLDPQLEPPIGDRL; encoded by the coding sequence CTTTAAGTGTCATATTATTTTTAGGTACAGATTCAGCATTATCAATGACATCTCAGCCTATGACATCTATTACTCCAGTAATATCTATAACACCTGTGATACCCATAACCCCAGTGACGCCGCCAATAGTTACAAATCCACCTATTGTAGCAAAACCTCTTGACCCAGGATTAATTGACAAAATAGTAAATCCTGACTTTCAATATACAACAGCAAATGGATTAGCTACTATAACTAAGTATGTCGGAAATGACCAAGATGTTGTTATTCCGTCACAAATGGGTGCATATCCAGTAGTTGCAATCGGACCAAATGCTTTTTACTATTCAAACTTGACTAGCGTAGTTATACCTGAAGGAGTTATAGAACTACAAACTGGATCGTTTAGCTTTAACGAAAATCTTAAAAGTGTAACTCTACCAAGTACTTTAAAAGTTATTGGAGAGGATTCATTTGTTAATTCAAAAAGTCTAACAGAAATAACGCTTCCAGATAGTCTTGAAGAAATCGGGGAATTTGCATTTTTAAATAGTGGATTAAACCAAATAATAATACCTTCTAAAGTTAAAACGATAAGTAGTATAGCATTTGACGGTTGCAAAAATCTTCAAAACTTTATTGTTAACCCTGGAAATCAAGTATTTTCAAGTAGAGAAGGAATATTATATAAAGATAATGATATATTATTTGCTTGCCCTACTACTAAAAAAATTACAGAAATTCCAGCAGGAACTAGAGAGATAGGAAGTAGTGCATTCCGTTCAAATAAAAATTTAACTGAGATTTCAATTCCTAGTTCAGTAAAATTTATTAATGGTTCTGCTTTTTTATATTGTAGTAATTTAAAAAAAGTAGTGATACCAGCTTCTGTAGAAAAAATAGGAATAGGGGCATTTAGTGCTTGTACATCTATCACAGACATAGAATTTAAAGGAGAATATACAAAAATTGATAAATGGGCATTTAAAGATTGTATTAGTTTAGCTAATGTTAAGCTACCATCAAAACTTGATAAAATAGAAAATAACGCTTTTAGCAATTGTAATGCTTTAAAGACTATTGCTTTACCTTCTACTATTACGGCTATTGATGACTCTGCATTTTCACTTTGTTATAATTTGAACCAAATAAATTTGCCATCAAGTGTTGATACGATAGGAGCTTATGCATTTAAGTCTTGCACTAATCTCACTGATATTACAATCCCTGAGGGAGTTGTTTCCATAGGTAATTCAGCATTTGAAAAATGTACTAGTCTTACAAGCATAAGCCTACCATCTACTATTACTCAAATGGGGAAATACGCATTTAAATTTTGTACTAATCTTAAACAAGCAAGATTTTATGGTGATGCGCCACAAATAGGGAAAGAATTATTTGCAAATGTCTCACCTGAATTTAAAATATATTATTTAAATAGTAAGCTTAATTGGTCATCGCCTACATGGAATGCATATTTATCTGTAGGGGTTGATAGTTTTGTTGATTTACCAATTATACCTATTATGAAAGTAAATTCTATTCCTATTTCAAAAGATAGTATACCTGGTGTCAATGAAAAAGTAGACTGGAATGAATTATTGGAACAGGTAAAGCCTGAACCTATAGATTTATTGCCAAAGCAAATACTACCTACAGTTAAGCCTGAAATACCTGGAGCAATCAGTCCGTCTATCCCAAATGTAATTACACCAAATCTTGGTGGAAATGTTGACATTTTGATTAATGTAGGAAAGACAGATTATTTAGTAAATCAAACTTCAATTAAGATTGATGCTAGTCCAATTAATATGAATGGCAGAATTATGCTGCCAGTGAAATATATAGCTGAGCCTCTTGGAGCTACAGTAAGTTGGAATAAGGATGAACAGAAAGTTACTATTACAAATGATAAAGTAGTATTAGAGCTATGGATAGGGAAAAATATAGCTATGGTAAATGGAAAGTCACAAATGATAGATGAAAAAAATCCTGATGTAAAACCAGTAGTTATTCCTCCAGGAAGAACTATGTTACCGCTTAGGTTTATAGCTGAGCAGCTAGGCTGTGATGTAGAGTGGATAGCAGAGAGCAATCAAGTTAAATTAAAATATCCAAGAGCAGTTGACAAACTAGATCCACAACCAGAGCCGCCAATGGATTATCTAGATCCTCAACTAGAACCACCTATAGGAGATAGATTATAA